The Desulfobulbus propionicus DSM 2032 DNA segment CGGTGGAGAAATCGGCCCGGGCCTTGTGCTGGGGGATGGGTCCCATGTTGGCAAGGAACAGTTTGGGAGTGGCACCGGTGCGGGCGGTAAAGGCCTCGGTGGCCCGGCGGATCTTCTCAAAGGGCTCGGCGCCGCGATGGATGTTGAGCGGGGTGATAGCAATCTCCCGGCTATCGCCCTGCAAGGCTCCGGCCACCATGCCCAGGGTGGCCCCCTGGCGGAAGGCGGCAATGGCCCGGGCCATCAGTTCGCCATCGAGAGTGGAAAGTCGATCGCGCAACGCGGCCAGCGCCGCGCCGCAGGCCTGGCTGTCAACGGTCCCGGCATGGGCCTTGACCGCCTGGATGCGTTTGTCTTGGAATCCCCGGTGGTCGAAGGGCTCGGCCTCCAGCCGTTTTTCCGCGAGGTTGGGGTACATGTTGGTGCCGACGAAACGGTCGGTGCGGGTGGCGACGTTCTTGGCCCGCTGGGCGGCGGTCTGGGCCACGGCTCCCTGGGGCATGCCCTGCTCAAGGGCCGCCAGCATGCCGCCGGCCGCCTCGATATCCTGGAACAGCTTCCAGGCTTTTTCCGCCAACTGGGCAGTGATTTTCTCCACATACCAGCAACCGCCGGCCGGATCGACCACCTTGTCGAAATGGCCTTCTTCCTTGAGCACGATGTGGACATTGCGGGCGATACGGCGGGAAAACTCGTTGGGGGTGCGGAAGATCTCATCAAAGGGGCTGACGTGCATGCTATCGACACCGCCGGCAATACCGGAGAAGGCCTCGGTGGAGACGCGCAGCATGTTGACCCAGGGATCGACCTCGGTCTTGTTCCAGGTGGCGGTGCGGGCATGGATAACCATTTTCTGCGCCTCAACATCGCCGTCAAAGGAGGCGACCACCTGCGACCAGGCCAGGCGTGCGGCGCGGAACTTGGCAATCTCCATGAAGAAGTCATTGCCGATGGCAAACTCAAAACTCATCCGCGCGGCGATGTCGTTGATGGCCAGTCCACGCTCCTGCAGAGCGCGGATATAGGCCACACCGGTTGCCAGGGCAAAGGCAATGTCCTGGACCGCGTTGCCGCCGCTGTTGCGGTACCCATCGGTGCCCACAGTGATGGTGCGCAGCTTGGGCGCATGGGCCATGGCCCAGCGGGTGAGTTGTGCCATGCGGTCATAGGCAGTGGCCAGGGAGGAGCTGAGTGTACCCTCCACCGCCAGTACGCCCAG contains these protein-coding regions:
- a CDS encoding methylmalonyl-CoA mutase family protein; this translates as MGTALDILKDFPANTHAEWLAAVEKELKGKPFDKTLVKKSYEGIDIQPMYFVHDLDGLPQVDSLPGEAPYMRGTSASGHRINAWNIAQEITLADAEAFNQAAQYDLSRGQNSLNIVLDCASLRGLDPEQAPADLVGKKGLSLSSLTDAKAAFAGIDLTAQPCRLTCGPLGIAPAALIAALVEEQGQSLADLQGSLVVDPLGVLAVEGTLSSSLATAYDRMAQLTRWAMAHAPKLRTITVGTDGYRNSGGNAVQDIAFALATGVAYIRALQERGLAINDIAARMSFEFAIGNDFFMEIAKFRAARLAWSQVVASFDGDVEAQKMVIHARTATWNKTEVDPWVNMLRVSTEAFSGIAGGVDSMHVSPFDEIFRTPNEFSRRIARNVHIVLKEEGHFDKVVDPAGGCWYVEKITAQLAEKAWKLFQDIEAAGGMLAALEQGMPQGAVAQTAAQRAKNVATRTDRFVGTNMYPNLAEKRLEAEPFDHRGFQDKRIQAVKAHAGTVDSQACGAALAALRDRLSTLDGELMARAIAAFRQGATLGMVAGALQGDSREIAITPLNIHRGAEPFEKIRRATEAFTARTGATPKLFLANMGPIPQHKARADFSTAFFNVGAFETIGNNGFATVDEAVQATLASGAKAVVICSTDATYPEIVPPLAQELKAADPGMMIILAGFPKDLVDAFKEAGVDEFLHVRVNALELLTKLQQHLEVIA